The window AAGTGGATCTGTGCCGCAAGGACGGAACCCCTGTGATCTGCGAAGTACGCAGCAAGTGCATCGATCCGGCAGACCCTGCCCAGGGCACCATCTGGATCACCATGGACATTACCGACCGCAAACGCGCCCAGGCGGTGCTGGCTCAGGCCCACGGCGAGTTGGAGCGGCAGGTTCAGGACCGGACCCGCGAACTGCGCGAGACAGTGGAAAACCTGCACCGAGAGATCAATGACCGCAAGGCAGATCAGGAGCGGATCTACTGGCTGGCGCACTACGACGCCTTGACCGGTCTGCCCAACCGGGCACTGCTGGCAGAACGCGCGCAGCAGGCCATCCGCGTGGCCCAGGAGAACCAAACTCCGCTGGCCATCATCTTCCTGGACCTGGACCACTTCAAGCATGTGAATGACTCCCTGGGCCACCGGGTAGGCGACGTGCTGCTGGTCGAGATTGCCAAACGCCTGCGCGCTGTGGTGCGCGACAAGGACACCGTGTCGCGTCTGGGAGGGGATGAGTTCATCCTGCTGCTGCCGGGCGCCGACGCCCGCGGCGTCGCACGGGTCGCCGGCAAGTTGCAGGAGGCATCGAGCCAGCCCTATCAGATCGACCACCACGAACTGACCATGGCCCCCTCAATGGGCATTGCGCTGTTCCCGCAGGACGGACACGACTTCGATACGCTGACCCAATCGGCCGATGTGGCCATGTACCGAGCCAAGCTGGACGGGCGCAACACCTTTCGCTTCTTCACCCCAGAGATGCAGGCCCAGTCCGTACGTGCGTTGCAGCTCGAAAACGCGCTGCGCCGCGCGTTGGAGCGTGAGCAATTGCATCTGCACTACCAACCACAGATGAGCCTTTCAACAGGCTCCGTGCGCAGTGTCGAGGCTCTGCTGCGCTGGCAGCACCCCCAGCTGGGCGCCATCTCACCGGCAGAGTTCATCCCCATCGCTGAAGACAGCGGGCAGATTTTGCAGATCGGTGAGTGGGTGCTGCGTACAGCACTGGCCCAGCTCAAGGCGTGGCGCAGTTGCGGGTTTCCCGAACTTTCAATGGCGGTCAACCTCTCGGCCATCCAGTTTCGCCAGCCCCAGTTGCCAGAGCTGGTGAGCCGGGTGCTGGCGGAATTTGATCTGCCCCCGAATTCGCTGGAACTCGAACTGACGGAAGGCGTGGCCGTGGACGACCCCCATGCAGCTGTGGCCACCATGGACCAACTGCATGCACGGGGGGTTCGGATGTCGATGGACGACTTCGGCACCGGTTATTCATCACTCAGCCAGCTCAAGCGCTTTCAGATCTTCAAGCTCAAGATCGATCAATCGTTCGTGCGCGATCTGGGCAACGACAGCAACGACCGCGCCATCGTCAGCGCCATCATCCGCATGGCGCAGGCGCTGGGCATGCGCACCACGGCTGAGGGGGTAGAAACAGAGGGCCAACTGGCCTTTCTGCACCAGCAAGGGTGTGACGAAGCGCAGGGCTATCACTTCAGCACCCCATTGCCTGCAGAACAGCTGGAACGCTTCATGCGGCAACACACGACAGCGCACTGAACAGCCCGGAGGCCAATCATGGCGCGGCAGAGATCGCTGAGACGCCCCCCAGATCCAGGAATTCAACCCGCGCGGGCGGCATCGGCCAGGCACTGCGCACAAGAGCTGGCCACTTGCGCATCCTGCGCCTCCACCATCACACGCAGCAAGGGCTCGGTGCCGCTGGCACGGATCAGCACCCGGCCCGAGGAACCCAGTTGCTGCTCGACCGCCGCCGTGGCATCGGCCAGCAGACGGTTCGCCTTCCAGTCCTGCCCGGGCGCCAGCCGCACATTGAGCAACACCTGAGGGTACAGCGTGACGCCAGCCAGCAACTGCGCCAGCGTGCTGCCACTGCGCACACAGGCCTGCAGCACCTGCAGGGCGCTCACCAATCCGTCGCCGGTGGTGTGACGGTCCAGCGCAAGCAGGTGGCCCGAGCCCTCCCCTCCCAGCACCCACTGGTGGCGGGCCAGCTCCTCCAGCACATAGCGGTCTCCCACCTTGGCGCGCACAAACTTCACGCCTTTGGCCTGCAGCGCCACCTCCACCGCCATGTTGGTCATGAGGGTGCCCACCACGCCAGGCACGTGCTCGTCCCGGCCCATGCGATCGGCGGCCATCAGGTAAAGCAGCTCGTCGCCGTTGTACAGACGCCCCGTCGCGTCCACGATTTGCAAACGGTCTGCGTCGCCATCGAGCGCAATACCATAGTCGGCACGGTTAGCGCGTACGGCGTGCACCAACGCATCGGGGTGCGTAGCCCCCACCTCGTGGTTGATGTTGAGCCCGTCGGGCGCGCAGCCGATCGAGAGAACCTCTGCCCCCAGCTCGTGGAACACCTTGGGCGCGACCTGATACGCAGCGCCGTGGGCGGCATCCACCACCACCCTCAGCCCCTTGAGCGTCAGGTCCTGGGGAAAGGTGCTCTTGCAAAACTCGATATAACGCCCGGCTGCATCATCAAGCCGCCGGGCCTTGCCCAAGCTGGCAGAGTCGGCCCACACTGGTGGCTCAGCCAGGGCGGTCTCCACCGCCAGTTCCCAGGCGTCCGACAGCTTGGTGCCCTGTGCGCTGAAAAACTTGATGCCGTTGTCGGGGTACGCGTTGTGGCTTGCGCTGATGACCACACCCAGGCTGGCGCGCTGGGCTCGCGTCAGGTAAGCCACCCCGGGCGTTGGCAACGGCCCGAGCAGCACCACATCCACACCTGCGGAGTTGAAGCCAGATTCCAGGGCGCTTTCGAGCATGTAGCCCGAAATGCGAGTGTCCTTGCCGATCAGCACCGTCGGCCGCTCTTCTGTGCGGCGCAATACACGACCTACCGCATGGGCAAGGCGCAGCACAAAATCTGGCGTGATGGGCGGTTGCCCCACGGTGCCACGGATGCCATCGGTTCCAAAGTATTGGCGTGTCATGTTCTAGCGTCTCCTCGTACGGATCTCAGTATGTTGTTATCGACGACGGGGCCTGACGCCCCACCTGCCCAGTTTGACCAGCGGCTGGCGCCCTCAGCCAGATCGCTGCATGGCAGCCCACACCGCCAGCGCCGCCACCGTTTCGTGCACGTCGTGCACACGCACCACCGAGGCGCCCCGCTCGACCGCCAGTACCGCAGCGGCCACGCTGGGCACCATGCGCTGGCCCACCTCCAGCCCGGTCACCGTGCCCAGAGACGACTTGCGCGACCATCCTGCCAGCAGCGGATAGCCGGCCACCAACAGCTCCGACTGCCGGGCCAGCAAGGCGAAGTTCTGCTCCACTGTTTTGCCAAAGCCAATGCCCGCATCCAGCAAGATTCGGGTCTTTTCGACTCCTAGCGCCAGCAGATTATGCGTCTGCAGCTCCAAAAATGATAGCACCTGGGGCACAACATCGCCCTCCATGGGCGCCTGCTGCATGGTCTGAGGGTCGCGGTGCATGTGCATCAGGCAAACACCGCACTGGGGGTGGGCCGCGACCACCGTCACGGCGCCCGGCTGCCGCAAGGCCCAGATGTCATTGACGATGTCTGCACCCAGGTCCAGAACAGCGCGCATCACTTCGGGCTTGTAGGTGTCCACTGAAATCGGAACACCCAGGGTCACCGCCTCGCGCACCAGGGGCACGACACGAGCCAGTTCCTCGTCCAGCGACACGGCAGGGCTGCCCGGCCGCGTGGACTC of the Acidovorax sp. 107 genome contains:
- the folP gene encoding dihydropteroate synthase, whose product is MIWQTSRFAIDLIRPQVMGIVNVTPDSFSDGGHHGSTAAAMRHCEQLLKEGADILDIGGESTRPGSPAVSLDEELARVVPLVREAVTLGVPISVDTYKPEVMRAVLDLGADIVNDIWALRQPGAVTVVAAHPQCGVCLMHMHRDPQTMQQAPMEGDVVPQVLSFLELQTHNLLALGVEKTRILLDAGIGFGKTVEQNFALLARQSELLVAGYPLLAGWSRKSSLGTVTGLEVGQRMVPSVAAAVLAVERGASVVRVHDVHETVAALAVWAAMQRSG
- a CDS encoding bifunctional diguanylate cyclase/phosphodiesterase; the encoded protein is MYSLFSTPPLQRPGVTPDTPLQRTLREQQTLLDSAGVGIVFLRQRSVVRCNQRYAEIFGYGSPARLVGLNTEAFYPDREAFRDLGRTAYPVLVQGQSFRVERQLRRRDGTLFWGSLTGRLINPHDTGEGSIWIVDDIDEQRHAQAALNSAVREKQLLFDSAMVGIVFLRDRHLTRCNNHFEQMLGFEPGELMGSSSRRWYASDAAWEEVGHRCYPALAGGQSYEGEVDLCRKDGTPVICEVRSKCIDPADPAQGTIWITMDITDRKRAQAVLAQAHGELERQVQDRTRELRETVENLHREINDRKADQERIYWLAHYDALTGLPNRALLAERAQQAIRVAQENQTPLAIIFLDLDHFKHVNDSLGHRVGDVLLVEIAKRLRAVVRDKDTVSRLGGDEFILLLPGADARGVARVAGKLQEASSQPYQIDHHELTMAPSMGIALFPQDGHDFDTLTQSADVAMYRAKLDGRNTFRFFTPEMQAQSVRALQLENALRRALEREQLHLHYQPQMSLSTGSVRSVEALLRWQHPQLGAISPAEFIPIAEDSGQILQIGEWVLRTALAQLKAWRSCGFPELSMAVNLSAIQFRQPQLPELVSRVLAEFDLPPNSLELELTEGVAVDDPHAAVATMDQLHARGVRMSMDDFGTGYSSLSQLKRFQIFKLKIDQSFVRDLGNDSNDRAIVSAIIRMAQALGMRTTAEGVETEGQLAFLHQQGCDEAQGYHFSTPLPAEQLERFMRQHTTAH
- the glmM gene encoding phosphoglucosamine mutase, which gives rise to MTRQYFGTDGIRGTVGQPPITPDFVLRLAHAVGRVLRRTEERPTVLIGKDTRISGYMLESALESGFNSAGVDVVLLGPLPTPGVAYLTRAQRASLGVVISASHNAYPDNGIKFFSAQGTKLSDAWELAVETALAEPPVWADSASLGKARRLDDAAGRYIEFCKSTFPQDLTLKGLRVVVDAAHGAAYQVAPKVFHELGAEVLSIGCAPDGLNINHEVGATHPDALVHAVRANRADYGIALDGDADRLQIVDATGRLYNGDELLYLMAADRMGRDEHVPGVVGTLMTNMAVEVALQAKGVKFVRAKVGDRYVLEELARHQWVLGGEGSGHLLALDRHTTGDGLVSALQVLQACVRSGSTLAQLLAGVTLYPQVLLNVRLAPGQDWKANRLLADATAAVEQQLGSSGRVLIRASGTEPLLRVMVEAQDAQVASSCAQCLADAARAG